The segment CGGGCGGCCTCCACATCGAGCTGACCGGTGACGACGTCACCGAGGTGCTCGGCGGCTCGGAGGCTGTCGTGGCGGACAGGCTGGGCGAGCGCTACGAAACCCTGGTCGATCCCCGGCTCAACCACCAGCAGTCCCTCGAGCTGGCCTTCCTCGTCTCCGAAATCCTACGTGAGGACTTCTAACCCGGCCTCGCTAACCCGGCCTCGCTAACCCGGCCTTGCGCTAGCCCGGCTCCTTCTAGACGATCGTGATCGTGATGACGGATCCGGGCTTGACCTTCTCCCCGGCGCCGGGCGACTGAGCTCGCACGGTCCCGAAGTATCCGCCGAGGAAGCGCTCGTAGGCGACGACGAACCCGGCCGACTCGAGGATCTTGGCCGCCTCGCCCTCCTGTTTGCCGAAGACGTTGGGTACCTCGATCAGTTCCGGTCCCTTGGATACCGTTAGCGCGATGGCGTCGCCGCGATAGCGGGACTCGCCGGCTGCGGGGTCTTGGCTGATGACGACGCCGGCCTTCACGGTGTCGGAGTATTCCTCGGTCACGGAGCTGGCGAGCCCGAGTTCTTTCAGACGCGCGTTGGCGGAGTCGAGCGTGTCGCGGGTCAGGTCCGGCACCGAGATAGGCTCGCGACCGAGGGAGACGGTCAGCTTCACCGGGCTCGAGTGCGGCACGGACTGGCCCGCTTCCGGGGTCTGGGAGATGATGGATCCTTCTGGGACTGTCTCCGAATAGGCTTGCGTGGGTTCGGAGGTGAGGCGTGCGTCGTTAAGGATCGTTGTCGCCTCCTCCTTCGTCTTGCCCACGACGTCGGGCACGTTGACGTGTTCGACGCCAAGGGAGACCGTCATGGTCACGAGCTTGGAGGGATGGATGGGCTCGCCGACGTCGGGGTCGACGCGGATAATGAATCCTTCTTCGATGTCGTCGGAATAATCCTTGGCCACCTCGTAAGTGAGCCCGGCGTCGGTGAGGGCCGTCTCGGCGTCCGCCTGGGTGAGATTGATGACGTTGGGGACGTTGACACGCAGGCCGGGGCCCTCGGTGTAGTACCACCACAGCCCGTAGCCGGCGCCACCGATGAGTGCGATGAGGACCACGAGCAGGATGGGCCAGCGCCGGCGGCGCGGCTTGCCGGGACTAACCTGAGTGTGGTGACGACCCTCCTCGAGGATCGCGGTGCGCGAGACGGCGGGCGGGATGCTGGCCGGCTGAGCGTTCATCGCGGATCCCGCCGCGGCGGTCGAGCCAACCGAGCGCCCCTCGGATTGCGATGCCGGGGCAGCTGGGGCGTCGTCGTCGGGTATCGCTGACGTGCCGCCCGAGGGGATCCGCGCAGGCTCGGTGGGGAAGACGGGGATGCGCCGGATGAGCGTCTCCTCGGGCAGGGATGCGATCACGTCGGTCAGCGCATCGAGGGCGGCCCGGGCGTTGATGGGGCGCTTGGATGGGCTCTTGGCGGTGAACAGCGCAATGAGGGAGTCCACGGCGGCGGGCATCCACTCGGCCTGGTCGGCCAGGCGCGGCATCGTCTCGTTGACGTGCTTGAAGGCCACGTTCATCGCGGTCTCGCCGCGGAAGGGCAGTTGGCCGGCGATCAGCTCATAGAGCATGACGCCCACCGAGTAAATATCGGCCGTCTTCGACGTGGTGCCGTCAGAGATGAACTCGGGAGCCACGTAGCCGACCGTGCCAAGCATCGAGTTCGTGTGGGTTGAGGTGGCGTCGCTCGCGGCGCGGGCTAGGCCGAAGTCGGTGAGCTTGGCCTGGAAGCGGGGTTCGAGCGACGTCGTGACGAGCGGCTCGGTGAGCAAGACGTTTTCGGGTTTGATGTCGCGGTGAATGATGCCGGCGTCGTGGGCGACAGCGAGCCCTTCGAGAACCTGGCGGGTCAGTTCGAGGCTGATGCCGAGCGGGAGGGAGCCGTATGTGTTCAGCTCCGAGCGCAGGTCCGGCCCGGACATGAGCTCCATCACGAGGTAGGGGCGGTCGCCGGTGGGCAGGGAGGCGACCCCCTGGTCGTGTACGGCAACGATGTACTGGCTCGACAGTCCGGCGGCGGCTCGCGCCTCCGAGATGAAGCGGCGCACGAAGTCGGGCTGCTCGGCCAGGTGGGCGTGGATGACCTTGATCGCGACCTTGCGCTCGAGGCGCCGGTCCGAGGCCTGGTAGACGGTCGCCATGCCGCCGCGCGCG is part of the Trueperella abortisuis genome and harbors:
- the pknB gene encoding Stk1 family PASTA domain-containing Ser/Thr kinase, with the protein product MKPDPLLGEVIDERYVISARIARGGMATVYQASDRRLERKVAIKVIHAHLAEQPDFVRRFISEARAAAGLSSQYIVAVHDQGVASLPTGDRPYLVMELMSGPDLRSELNTYGSLPLGISLELTRQVLEGLAVAHDAGIIHRDIKPENVLLTEPLVTTSLEPRFQAKLTDFGLARAASDATSTHTNSMLGTVGYVAPEFISDGTTSKTADIYSVGVMLYELIAGQLPFRGETAMNVAFKHVNETMPRLADQAEWMPAAVDSLIALFTAKSPSKRPINARAALDALTDVIASLPEETLIRRIPVFPTEPARIPSGGTSAIPDDDAPAAPASQSEGRSVGSTAAAGSAMNAQPASIPPAVSRTAILEEGRHHTQVSPGKPRRRRWPILLVVLIALIGGAGYGLWWYYTEGPGLRVNVPNVINLTQADAETALTDAGLTYEVAKDYSDDIEEGFIIRVDPDVGEPIHPSKLVTMTVSLGVEHVNVPDVVGKTKEEATTILNDARLTSEPTQAYSETVPEGSIISQTPEAGQSVPHSSPVKLTVSLGREPISVPDLTRDTLDSANARLKELGLASSVTEEYSDTVKAGVVISQDPAAGESRYRGDAIALTVSKGPELIEVPNVFGKQEGEAAKILESAGFVVAYERFLGGYFGTVRAQSPGAGEKVKPGSVITITIV